A single Silvibacterium dinghuense DNA region contains:
- a CDS encoding metallophosphoesterase family protein yields MSEKPQKPKTPTPTAATSPQPVFAQPQPSPDPTGFKTPVTDQSDKELAQIQAVPQTVGNAVEPILTLAQVYGDAGAAKVAAITQAGQIVFHSVGDTGSVKGPETQSLVADKMVSDFDEAIAADVPSFFFHLGDVVYYFGEAAYYYDQFYEPYRSYPAPIVAIPGNHDGVVYTGDGETSLEAFLRNFCSATPVVSPDAGGLVRTAQIQPGVYFTFDAPFVRILGLYSNVLEDPGVISDQGGTYTTLDQRQVEFLTTALKRIVSEKYAGAVIIAVHHPPYTGGSIHGGSPNMLADIDSACTAAGFWPHAVFSGHAHNYQRYTRTVNGGSTPYVVAGCGGHAPLSTMRGTYRTPYKIDDTLTLESYDDTDYGYLRVVVTSEEMTIEFHPEADGAVTKTPDDTITINLATRVLS; encoded by the coding sequence ATGAGTGAGAAGCCGCAGAAGCCCAAGACGCCGACACCTACCGCTGCAACCTCGCCGCAGCCGGTCTTTGCCCAGCCGCAGCCCTCTCCCGATCCCACCGGCTTTAAGACGCCGGTGACCGATCAGAGTGACAAGGAACTCGCCCAGATCCAGGCAGTGCCGCAGACGGTGGGCAATGCCGTCGAGCCGATCCTGACCCTGGCGCAGGTCTATGGAGACGCAGGGGCGGCCAAGGTGGCGGCCATCACGCAGGCCGGACAGATCGTCTTCCATTCGGTGGGGGACACGGGCAGCGTCAAGGGTCCGGAAACGCAGTCGCTGGTGGCCGACAAGATGGTCTCGGATTTCGACGAGGCGATTGCGGCCGATGTGCCGAGCTTCTTCTTTCACCTGGGCGATGTGGTCTATTACTTCGGCGAAGCCGCCTACTACTACGACCAGTTTTATGAGCCGTATCGCTCCTATCCGGCCCCGATCGTCGCCATCCCGGGCAATCACGACGGAGTGGTTTATACGGGTGACGGCGAGACCTCGCTGGAGGCTTTCCTGCGGAACTTCTGCTCGGCAACGCCGGTGGTCTCGCCGGATGCGGGCGGCCTGGTGCGAACGGCGCAGATCCAGCCCGGCGTGTACTTCACCTTCGACGCGCCTTTCGTGCGCATCCTGGGGCTTTACAGCAATGTTCTGGAAGATCCGGGCGTGATCTCGGACCAGGGCGGCACTTATACGACGCTCGATCAGCGGCAGGTGGAGTTCCTGACCACGGCGCTCAAGCGGATTGTGTCGGAGAAGTACGCCGGAGCGGTCATCATTGCCGTGCACCATCCGCCATATACCGGGGGATCGATCCACGGCGGCAGCCCGAACATGCTGGCCGATATCGACAGCGCCTGCACGGCGGCGGGCTTCTGGCCGCATGCGGTTTTCTCCGGGCACGCGCACAACTATCAGCGTTACACGCGGACGGTCAACGGCGGCAGCACGCCCTACGTGGTCGCCGGATGCGGCGGCCATGCGCCGCTCTCCACCATGCGCGGGACCTACCGCACGCCGTACAAGATCGACGACACGCTGACGCTCGAGAGCTACGACGATACCGACTATGGTTACCTACGTGTTGTGGTAACCAGCGAAGAGATGACGATCGAGTTTCATCCTGAGGCGGACGGAGCCGTGACCAAGACGCCGGATGACACCATCACCATCAATCTGGCCACGAGGGTATTGAGTTAA
- a CDS encoding histidine-type phosphatase: MPIRTQLLAALFPLLVLSPASPQAHAPADNSKLIYTLIVSRHGVRSPTGKSTQYDRYSKAAWPAWTTAPGELTPHGFALMKIFGSYDRELFSSEGLFSAQDCADATRITIHADSDQRTRETGRALAEGLFPGCSVPVQAKAEGTHDPLFHPANIPPAQAELAAAAILGRIGGDPAAIVAAYHAPLAEFDSLLASCGDAEPGHSRTSLFDIPSTISTGTDDHLAEVKGPLSVAATLTENLLLAYTEGMDMKQVGWGCIDGTRLRSLMDLHTASSEFALRTPAVAGPLSSSLLRVIAASLAQAATGKPVNDAEGRVGDKMLLLVGHDTNLSAIAGALHLDWILDDRRDDTPPGSALELELRQDASGRRTVQLFFTAQTLEQMRNAAPLSLTNPAPRVPVFIPGCSAADGACELGSFEVLLKERMQQAQSTR, translated from the coding sequence ATGCCCATCCGAACCCAACTACTGGCCGCGCTCTTCCCGCTTCTCGTTCTCTCCCCGGCCTCGCCACAGGCACACGCTCCCGCAGACAATTCAAAACTGATCTACACCCTCATCGTGAGCCGGCATGGCGTGCGCAGCCCCACCGGAAAGAGCACGCAATACGATCGCTACTCGAAGGCCGCATGGCCTGCATGGACCACGGCACCGGGTGAGCTGACGCCACACGGCTTCGCGCTGATGAAGATCTTCGGCAGCTACGATCGCGAGCTATTCAGCAGTGAAGGGCTTTTCTCCGCGCAGGATTGCGCCGATGCAACCCGCATCACCATCCACGCCGACTCCGACCAGCGCACCCGCGAGACCGGACGAGCGCTCGCCGAAGGACTCTTTCCCGGATGCAGCGTGCCTGTGCAGGCGAAAGCCGAAGGCACGCACGATCCGCTCTTTCATCCTGCGAACATTCCGCCTGCGCAGGCAGAGCTTGCAGCAGCAGCAATTCTGGGCCGCATTGGCGGCGATCCGGCTGCCATCGTTGCCGCCTACCATGCACCGCTGGCCGAATTCGATTCCCTGCTCGCCTCCTGCGGCGATGCGGAGCCCGGCCACAGCCGCACTTCGCTCTTCGACATTCCATCGACTATCTCAACCGGGACTGACGATCATCTTGCCGAAGTGAAAGGGCCGCTCAGTGTGGCCGCGACACTCACCGAAAATCTGCTGCTCGCATACACCGAAGGCATGGACATGAAACAGGTCGGCTGGGGATGCATCGATGGCACACGTCTGCGCTCACTCATGGACCTGCATACCGCCTCGTCCGAGTTCGCCCTGCGCACCCCGGCAGTCGCCGGGCCACTCTCTTCGTCGCTGTTGCGCGTAATCGCAGCCTCGCTGGCTCAGGCCGCCACAGGAAAGCCCGTGAACGATGCAGAGGGCCGCGTTGGAGACAAGATGCTCCTGCTGGTGGGGCATGATACGAATCTCTCTGCCATCGCCGGCGCGCTTCACCTTGACTGGATCCTCGATGACCGGCGGGACGATACGCCGCCCGGCTCGGCGCTGGAGCTCGAGCTAAGGCAGGATGCCTCGGGACGGCGTACCGTGCAGCTCTTCTTCACCGCGCAGACCCTCGAGCAGATGCGCAATGCAGCGCCGCTCAGCCTTACGAATCCGGCACCGCGCGTGCCGGTCTTCATCCCAGGCTGCAGCGCTGCGGATGGAGCTTGCGAGCTAGGCAGCTTCGAAGTGCTGCTCAAAGAGCGCATGCAACAGGCGCAAAGCACCCGATAA
- the hslU gene encoding ATP-dependent protease ATPase subunit HslU, which translates to MAIYLPGTAEDQELALEELTPREIVAELDKYVVGQKAAKRAVAIALRNRSRRQKLPPDIADEIMPKNIIMIGPTGVGKTEIARRLAKLTNSPFLKVEASKFTEVGYVGRDVESIVRDLVEIAIDMVREEKLEEVEDKAELNAEERLLDLLLPPSSVNVPTAAATASATEEKEARAEDEVKPAAEAHPLTTPDHSHDSHHRTREKLRQQFREGKLDDRMVDIDVREKSGPSFEIISNQGAEDMDINLKDVLPGLFGGRTKKRKMKVVDAFDYLVQEEEGRLIDMDQVTRTAVERVENSGIVFLDEIDKIAGREGGHGPDVSREGVQRDILPIVEGTTVNTRYGMVRTDYILFIAAGAFHVSKPSDLIPELQGRFPIRVELQSLTVEDFIRILTEPKSSLTKQYAALLDTEGLKLEFTRESLEEMAQFAFRVNETTENIGARRLHTIMERVLDEISFVAPDIVKAAVKDGENGLQLAAATDFGATVPLPISERENGSGAKEKVVVIDPEYVRQMVADVVKDQDLSKYIL; encoded by the coding sequence ATGGCCATTTATTTACCCGGAACCGCGGAAGACCAGGAGCTGGCGCTCGAAGAGCTGACCCCGCGCGAAATTGTTGCTGAACTTGATAAGTATGTCGTGGGCCAGAAGGCGGCCAAGCGCGCCGTGGCCATCGCGCTGCGCAACCGCTCGCGCAGGCAGAAGCTGCCGCCCGATATCGCCGACGAGATCATGCCGAAGAACATCATCATGATCGGGCCGACCGGCGTGGGCAAGACCGAGATTGCCCGCCGCCTCGCGAAACTGACCAACTCGCCGTTCCTCAAGGTGGAGGCCTCGAAGTTTACCGAGGTGGGCTACGTGGGCCGCGATGTCGAATCGATCGTCCGCGACCTGGTCGAGATTGCCATCGACATGGTGCGCGAGGAGAAGCTCGAAGAGGTCGAGGACAAGGCGGAGCTGAATGCCGAGGAGCGTCTGCTCGATCTGTTGTTGCCTCCGTCTTCGGTAAACGTGCCGACGGCCGCGGCGACTGCGAGTGCGACGGAGGAGAAGGAAGCAAGGGCCGAGGATGAGGTAAAGCCGGCAGCAGAAGCTCATCCGTTGACGACGCCCGATCATTCTCATGATTCTCACCACCGCACGCGCGAGAAGCTGCGGCAGCAGTTCCGCGAGGGCAAGCTTGACGACCGCATGGTCGATATCGACGTGCGCGAGAAGAGTGGGCCGTCCTTCGAGATCATCTCGAACCAGGGCGCCGAGGATATGGACATCAACCTCAAGGATGTTCTGCCCGGGCTCTTCGGTGGCCGCACCAAGAAGCGCAAGATGAAGGTGGTCGATGCCTTCGATTACCTTGTTCAGGAAGAAGAGGGCCGCCTGATTGATATGGATCAGGTGACGCGCACGGCTGTCGAGCGTGTGGAGAACTCGGGCATCGTTTTCCTCGACGAGATCGACAAGATCGCCGGACGCGAGGGCGGTCACGGTCCGGATGTCTCGCGTGAAGGTGTGCAGCGTGACATCCTGCCCATCGTCGAAGGCACCACGGTGAACACGCGCTACGGCATGGTGCGCACGGACTACATCCTGTTCATCGCTGCAGGTGCGTTCCATGTCTCGAAGCCGAGTGACCTGATCCCCGAGCTGCAGGGCCGCTTCCCCATCCGCGTGGAGTTGCAGTCGCTGACGGTGGAGGATTTCATCCGCATCCTCACTGAGCCGAAGTCGTCGCTGACCAAGCAGTACGCGGCCCTGCTCGACACGGAAGGACTGAAGCTCGAGTTCACGCGCGAGTCCCTGGAAGAGATGGCGCAGTTTGCTTTCCGGGTGAATGAGACAACGGAGAATATCGGCGCGCGCCGTCTGCACACCATCATGGAACGCGTGCTTGATGAGATCAGCTTCGTCGCGCCGGATATCGTGAAGGCTGCGGTGAAGGATGGCGAAAATGGTCTGCAGCTGGCTGCAGCCACGGATTTCGGCGCGACCGTGCCGCTGCCGATAAGCGAGCGCGAGAATGGCTCAGGTGCGAAAGAGAAGGTCGTGGTGATCGATCCGGAATACGTGCGCCAGATGGTGGCCGACGTGGTGAAGGATCAGGATCTCTCGAAGTACATTTTGTAG
- a CDS encoding YXWGXW repeat-containing protein: MKGILRTLALTGIIAAAGAAAAQAQVAFAVRVGPPAPPVVYSNYVPPCPGVDYVWTPGYYAGAVWVPGQWMHHEHYVVRDYGYGPRYDRGYHVDYRGWDHGRR, from the coding sequence ATGAAAGGCATCCTTCGTACTCTTGCATTGACTGGAATCATCGCCGCGGCGGGCGCGGCAGCAGCGCAGGCGCAGGTCGCCTTTGCGGTGCGCGTAGGACCTCCGGCTCCTCCTGTCGTCTACAGCAATTACGTGCCGCCGTGCCCGGGTGTGGATTATGTGTGGACGCCGGGCTACTACGCGGGCGCGGTATGGGTGCCGGGACAGTGGATGCATCACGAGCACTATGTTGTGCGCGATTACGGCTATGGCCCGCGTTATGACCGCGGCTACCACGTGGATTATCGCGGCTGGGACCATGGGCGCCGCTAG
- a CDS encoding ArsR/SmtB family transcription factor, giving the protein MSPRTPDRSASGAGTARRLIAPATLFAALGDETRLALLDRLVCGEPRSITDLADGLPQTRQAISKHLRVLQRAKMVRCTRRGRESLFSLEPAPLMTLQAYLQRVSTQWDAALVRLQELVESDVPPLQTPHTKKDPGRSPGRQ; this is encoded by the coding sequence ATGTCGCCGCGCACCCCTGATCGATCTGCCTCCGGAGCCGGCACGGCTCGCCGCCTCATCGCGCCCGCCACGCTCTTTGCCGCCCTCGGGGACGAGACGCGTCTCGCGCTCCTCGACCGCCTCGTCTGCGGCGAGCCGCGCTCCATTACCGATCTTGCCGATGGCCTGCCCCAGACCCGTCAGGCCATCAGCAAGCATCTCCGGGTGCTCCAGCGTGCGAAGATGGTGCGCTGCACCCGCCGCGGCCGGGAAAGCCTCTTCTCGCTCGAACCTGCGCCGCTGATGACCCTGCAGGCCTACCTCCAGCGTGTCTCCACGCAGTGGGATGCCGCCCTCGTCCGTCTCCAGGAACTCGTCGAGTCCGACGTGCCTCCTCTTCAGACTCCCCACACAAAAAAAGACCCGGGCCGAAGCCCGGGACGTCAGTAG
- the murC gene encoding UDP-N-acetylmuramate--L-alanine ligase, with protein MFAKAQRVHFIGIGGIGMSGIAEILLNLGYPVSGSDLRRTPITERLAALGATIFEGHAAANVVGSTVIVTSSAVNERNPEVIEARARKIPVIARAEMLAELMRLKYGIAVAGMHGKTTTTSMIATVLAAGELDPTVVVGGRVDALGSNARLGKSQYLVAEADESDRSFLKLSPILAVVTNLDREHMDCYRDMADVESAFVEFMDKVPFYGACVACLDNPLLASVLPRVRRRVFTYGTSARADFVVRMLAATEGVCSRFEVATTGGVLGPFELHVPGQHNVLNATAAIAIATQLEVAPEAIAQGLANFRGVDRRFQVKGCVHDIAVVDDYGHHPTEIRATLRAARDCGYRHVHVIFQPHRYTRTRDLLDEFVASFDDATTVEMLDIYAASEEPIPGVTAASLVKAIGREGVEYAGSAQEAVERVVARAQAGDVILTLGAGNVSAIAPQVLERLKEKA; from the coding sequence ATGTTTGCAAAAGCACAGCGCGTACACTTCATTGGCATTGGCGGGATCGGCATGAGCGGCATCGCCGAAATTCTGCTGAACCTCGGCTATCCCGTCTCCGGCTCCGACCTTCGCCGCACGCCCATCACCGAGCGGCTGGCCGCGCTTGGCGCCACCATCTTCGAGGGGCATGCCGCGGCCAACGTCGTCGGCTCGACGGTCATCGTCACCAGCTCTGCCGTGAACGAGCGCAATCCCGAGGTCATCGAGGCCCGCGCGCGCAAAATTCCCGTCATCGCCCGCGCCGAAATGCTCGCCGAGCTCATGCGCCTCAAGTACGGCATCGCCGTGGCCGGCATGCATGGCAAGACGACCACCACCTCGATGATCGCCACCGTGCTCGCCGCCGGAGAGCTCGATCCGACCGTCGTCGTCGGGGGCCGCGTCGATGCGCTCGGCTCGAATGCCCGCCTGGGCAAGTCGCAATACCTCGTTGCCGAAGCCGACGAGAGCGACCGCTCCTTCCTCAAGCTCTCGCCCATCCTCGCCGTGGTCACCAATCTCGACCGCGAGCACATGGACTGCTACCGCGATATGGCCGACGTCGAGAGCGCCTTTGTCGAGTTCATGGACAAGGTGCCCTTTTACGGCGCCTGCGTGGCCTGCCTCGACAACCCACTGCTCGCGTCGGTGCTGCCCCGCGTCCGCCGCCGCGTCTTCACCTATGGCACCTCGGCGCGCGCGGACTTTGTGGTGCGCATGCTCGCCGCCACCGAAGGCGTGTGTTCGCGCTTTGAGGTCGCCACCACCGGTGGAGTCCTCGGGCCATTCGAGCTGCATGTCCCCGGCCAGCACAACGTGCTCAATGCCACCGCAGCCATTGCTATCGCCACGCAGCTCGAGGTTGCGCCCGAAGCCATTGCCCAGGGCCTGGCCAACTTCCGCGGCGTCGACCGCCGCTTCCAGGTCAAAGGCTGCGTGCACGATATCGCCGTCGTCGACGACTACGGCCATCATCCCACTGAAATCCGCGCCACCCTGCGCGCCGCACGCGACTGCGGCTATCGCCACGTGCACGTCATCTTCCAGCCGCATCGCTACACGCGCACCCGCGACCTGCTCGACGAGTTCGTCGCCTCCTTCGATGACGCCACGACCGTCGAGATGCTCGACATCTACGCCGCAAGTGAAGAGCCCATCCCCGGCGTGACCGCTGCGTCTCTGGTCAAGGCCATCGGACGCGAAGGCGTGGAATACGCCGGCTCCGCGCAAGAGGCCGTCGAGCGTGTCGTCGCACGCGCTCAGGCCGGCGACGTGATCCTCACCCTCGGCGCAGGCAATGTCTCGGCTATCGCGCCGCAGGTGCTCGAAAGGCTCAAAGAAAAGGCTTAG
- a CDS encoding carboxylesterase/lipase family protein: MPRSWSSRGFLTQYGPACAQEGFSSRTARSQMSEDCLTLNVWTPSLKPAIPAPVMVYLHGGGFVHGTASGSPLSGMALARRGAVVVTLNYRLGVFGFLAHPDLTRESPQHASGNYGLMDQVAALRWVRENIATFGGDARNITVFGESAGATSIGYLLVSPLAAGDAHTPRAFDKAILESPSSLFTPDPELHAPYRGLTGMESVGVAIAPTIAELRRLSTEAVLARAAEATAKLFGTGGSGQARLRPEGHAQSPQGIDHPWWPFVDGWVVPEQHARLYAEGHGLRVPVMVGTNTDEASVFIRALPAHTPVEWSQYVERTYTPCGRELLALYPATTAEQIPESANHLVTDALFLYGAFETARAEHAYLYRFARVSPENAKTKTGARHSAELDYVFGLTHTHPEEYEAADHRLSDRMMTAWLHFARTGDPRLMESSLWQRIGSNGETPYMEFSDTDTVRDLPDTTFRVFEKLWPASGKPAACAGR; this comes from the coding sequence ATGCCCCGGTCCTGGTCTTCAAGGGGATTCCTTACGCAGTACGGGCCGGCGTGTGCGCAGGAAGGCTTTTCCAGCCGCACGGCGCGCAGCCAGATGAGCGAGGACTGCCTGACGCTCAATGTATGGACGCCATCGCTCAAGCCCGCAATTCCGGCGCCGGTGATGGTCTATCTCCACGGCGGGGGCTTTGTGCATGGCACGGCAAGTGGATCGCCGCTGAGCGGCATGGCGCTGGCGCGTCGCGGAGCCGTCGTGGTTACGCTGAACTACCGGCTGGGCGTCTTCGGATTCCTCGCGCATCCGGACCTCACGCGGGAGTCGCCGCAGCACGCCTCGGGCAATTACGGCTTAATGGACCAGGTCGCAGCGCTGCGCTGGGTGCGCGAGAATATCGCCACGTTTGGCGGCGATGCGCGCAATATCACGGTGTTCGGCGAAAGCGCAGGCGCAACCAGCATCGGTTATCTGCTTGTTTCGCCGCTGGCTGCCGGTGATGCGCATACACCGCGGGCCTTCGACAAGGCCATCCTCGAGAGCCCATCGTCGCTGTTCACGCCGGACCCGGAACTGCATGCGCCGTATCGAGGTCTTACCGGCATGGAGAGTGTTGGCGTTGCCATCGCGCCGACCATTGCCGAACTGCGCAGGCTCTCGACTGAGGCAGTGCTTGCACGCGCCGCAGAGGCAACGGCAAAGCTCTTCGGCACGGGCGGCAGTGGACAGGCGCGGCTGAGGCCTGAGGGCCATGCGCAGTCGCCGCAGGGGATCGATCATCCGTGGTGGCCGTTTGTGGATGGCTGGGTGGTGCCGGAGCAGCATGCGCGGCTCTATGCCGAGGGCCATGGGTTGCGTGTGCCGGTGATGGTGGGAACAAATACGGATGAGGCTTCGGTGTTTATCCGTGCGCTGCCCGCGCACACCCCGGTGGAGTGGTCGCAATATGTAGAGCGCACCTACACGCCGTGTGGACGCGAGCTTTTGGCGCTCTATCCGGCAACGACGGCGGAGCAGATACCCGAGTCCGCCAATCATCTGGTCACCGACGCACTGTTTCTCTATGGCGCCTTCGAAACGGCGCGTGCCGAGCACGCCTATCTCTATCGTTTTGCGCGTGTGAGTCCGGAAAACGCGAAGACGAAAACGGGCGCGCGGCATTCGGCCGAGCTCGACTATGTGTTTGGGCTGACGCATACGCATCCGGAGGAGTACGAAGCTGCGGATCACCGGCTCTCCGACCGGATGATGACGGCGTGGCTGCACTTTGCGCGTACCGGCGATCCGCGTCTGATGGAGAGCTCGCTGTGGCAGCGCATCGGCTCAAACGGCGAGACGCCCTACATGGAATTCTCGGATACGGACACGGTGCGCGATCTTCCCGATACCACCTTCCGTGTTTTCGAGAAGCTGTGGCCTGCGAGCGGCAAACCTGCTGCCTGCGCTGGTCGCTGA
- a CDS encoding MGH1-like glycoside hydrolase domain-containing protein — translation MGQTPIYHSNKFDIYADRVVEGAYTAQVTANGGIQSNYPISENAAGERTWSPETTSDRFPRLESDLPLANALYTLSLNELEKDKREDGAFSAGADWPGVWTRDISYSIFLSLAMIDPEAAKKSLMAKVRRDRIVQDTGTGGSWPVSSDRECWALAAWQIYLATGDRNWLTESYSIIRNSITDDEAVAVDPHDGLVRGETSFLDWRDQTHPRWMQPVDIYESKSLSTNAVFYGVYRVLAAMAKEQNLPGTLWEQKADHLQQAINAKFWIPERGFYGEYLYGPVWQNLSPRSDALGQALAILTGLAPAERQKALLASVPVMDYGIPTVYPQIPDMRPYHNRSVWPFVQALWSMAAADHKDEAAVAQGLAVIYRAGALFLTNKENFVLETGTPYGTAISSDRQLWSVAGNLAMTYRVLFGMRMETDGLRFSPVLPEGWGQHRSLTGFHYREAVLSIEIKGNGAHVKHATLDGKPSLPFIPAGLKGAHTLVLELDDKGATSQRMNLVEDAITPETPKLELSGSELHWTSADGVDHYQVYRNGQPWQKLSGTTLKLDPSDTRADYQIEAIGSTSIPSFLSAPVNPAPSQTVRIGGEAGYVETRQDIMPDTEVGFDVDHSGKFYLTVEYANGNDSIENNSKCAIRTLYIDGKRIGPIVMPQRGKDEWDNYGRSSGQALTLAPGHHTAALKFEPEDTNMDGKINTARLRAVMLDRLP, via the coding sequence TTGGGACAAACACCGATCTACCATTCGAACAAATTCGACATCTATGCGGACCGCGTCGTGGAAGGCGCCTATACGGCACAGGTAACCGCAAACGGTGGCATCCAGTCGAATTATCCGATCTCCGAGAATGCAGCCGGAGAGCGCACCTGGTCGCCCGAGACTACTTCCGATCGCTTTCCCAGACTCGAGTCTGACCTGCCGCTCGCCAATGCCCTCTACACACTTTCCTTAAACGAGCTGGAGAAGGATAAACGGGAGGACGGCGCATTCAGTGCCGGCGCGGACTGGCCTGGGGTCTGGACGCGAGACATCAGCTACAGCATTTTTCTTTCGCTGGCGATGATCGATCCCGAGGCAGCAAAGAAAAGCCTGATGGCCAAGGTTCGCCGGGATCGTATCGTGCAGGACACAGGCACAGGCGGAAGCTGGCCGGTCTCGAGCGACAGAGAATGCTGGGCACTGGCCGCGTGGCAGATCTATCTTGCAACTGGCGACCGCAACTGGCTCACCGAGAGCTACAGCATTATCCGCAACTCCATCACCGATGACGAAGCGGTCGCGGTCGATCCCCACGATGGGCTGGTGCGCGGTGAGACATCGTTTCTCGACTGGCGCGACCAGACGCATCCCCGCTGGATGCAGCCGGTCGATATCTACGAGTCGAAGAGTCTGAGCACAAATGCTGTCTTCTACGGCGTCTACCGCGTGCTTGCCGCGATGGCGAAGGAGCAGAACCTTCCAGGCACCTTGTGGGAACAGAAGGCCGACCACCTGCAGCAGGCTATCAACGCAAAATTCTGGATACCGGAGAGGGGTTTCTACGGAGAGTATCTCTATGGTCCCGTCTGGCAGAATCTGTCGCCACGTTCGGACGCGCTTGGTCAGGCCCTTGCCATTCTGACCGGACTCGCGCCCGCAGAACGACAGAAAGCGCTGCTCGCTTCCGTTCCGGTCATGGATTACGGCATTCCGACCGTGTACCCGCAAATTCCTGACATGCGACCCTACCACAACCGCTCGGTGTGGCCGTTCGTGCAGGCGCTGTGGAGCATGGCCGCCGCCGATCACAAAGACGAAGCAGCCGTTGCGCAGGGGCTCGCCGTCATCTATCGTGCCGGTGCACTCTTCCTCACCAACAAGGAAAACTTCGTCCTCGAGACCGGCACGCCGTACGGCACCGCAATCAGTTCCGATCGCCAGCTATGGAGCGTGGCTGGCAACCTGGCCATGACCTATCGCGTGCTCTTCGGCATGCGCATGGAGACGGACGGCTTGCGCTTCAGCCCAGTGCTTCCCGAGGGTTGGGGACAGCATCGCTCGCTGACCGGCTTTCACTATCGCGAAGCTGTCCTTTCCATCGAGATCAAGGGCAATGGTGCACATGTGAAACATGCGACGCTCGATGGCAAGCCGTCGCTCCCCTTCATCCCTGCAGGACTGAAAGGCGCACACACGCTCGTCCTTGAGCTCGACGACAAGGGCGCGACTTCGCAACGCATGAACCTGGTCGAAGACGCGATAACTCCGGAGACGCCGAAGCTCGAACTCTCCGGCTCCGAACTGCACTGGACATCCGCCGACGGCGTCGATCATTACCAGGTCTATCGCAACGGCCAACCATGGCAGAAGCTTTCCGGCACAACGCTCAAGCTCGATCCGTCCGACACGCGCGCCGATTATCAGATTGAGGCTATCGGCAGCACCAGCATTCCGTCGTTCCTGAGCGCGCCGGTGAATCCGGCACCCTCCCAGACGGTAAGGATCGGCGGCGAGGCGGGCTACGTAGAAACGAGGCAGGACATCATGCCCGACACAGAGGTGGGCTTCGACGTGGACCACTCTGGCAAGTTCTACCTTACGGTCGAATATGCCAACGGCAACGACTCCATCGAGAACAACAGCAAGTGCGCCATCCGCACGCTCTATATCGATGGAAAGCGCATCGGCCCGATCGTGATGCCGCAGCGCGGCAAGGACGAGTGGGACAACTACGGACGCTCGAGCGGGCAGGCGCTTACACTTGCCCCGGGGCATCACACCGCCGCGCTGAAATTCGAGCCGGAGGACACCAACATGGATGGAAAGATCAACACGGCACGGCTGCGCGCAGTGATGCTCGATCGGTTGCCGTAG
- a CDS encoding SRPBCC family protein: MTNSVTSDRIEKTIELRAPQSRVWQALTDHEQFGTWFRVKLDAPFVPGETSTGLMTWPGYEHLRWTAVVQEILPESYFSFTWHPYALDPSVDYSEEIPTLVEFRLEPSTTGTRLTVTESGFENVPAHRRAEAFLRNNNGWSQQIKNIEAYVAAHP, encoded by the coding sequence ATGACGAATAGCGTCACTTCCGACCGCATTGAAAAAACCATCGAGCTTCGCGCTCCGCAGTCCCGCGTCTGGCAGGCGCTCACCGATCACGAGCAGTTCGGCACCTGGTTCCGCGTCAAGCTTGACGCGCCCTTCGTGCCCGGCGAGACATCCACCGGCCTTATGACCTGGCCCGGCTATGAACACCTGCGCTGGACAGCCGTCGTTCAGGAGATCCTGCCCGAGAGCTACTTCTCCTTCACCTGGCATCCTTATGCCCTCGATCCCAGCGTGGACTACTCCGAAGAAATACCTACGCTGGTTGAGTTCCGCCTCGAGCCGAGCACTACCGGCACGCGGCTCACCGTCACCGAATCCGGCTTCGAGAACGTCCCCGCACACCGCAGAGCCGAGGCTTTCCTGCGCAACAACAACGGCTGGAGCCAGCAAATCAAGAACATCGAGGCATATGTCGCCGCGCACCCCTGA